The genomic stretch GTTCTCCAGTTGAATCTCTTGTACCTGAAGAATCCTGCAAGTTAAAGTACCAAAACTTTACAGTTCTTCACATTAAATAGATACTATCAAGAAGCAATGCTTACAGCAAGTAGACTTATCAAGTATGAGCTTAAATATCTTAGATCCACCTCAACTTCTCCATATACGCTTCGTAGCTTCAAAGGGTGTTCCATTACTAAGCAATCTGAACTTCCTGTCGCAGTTTCTAGTTCCACCGGAGTCCAAGCTGATGGATCATATTGTGACTGTTCCACATCAATAATCTCGGAATCCACAGCTCGCGTGTCAATCAGACTCTCATTTCCAAGTGGATTAGTCTCTTGGATATCGGAGCTTGTAGTTGTACCTTCTTCAAATGAACCATCTGCTTCAGGTTTTACACTTTGAGAGTGACAAAAGTGATCTGTGAAAGGAtcaaaatttaatatatttcagACAAAAAAGCTACAATTGTGTTCACCTTCCTTTGTGTCTTCAAGAAACTCATCTATAAGTAAGTTGTCCATTTCATCACCCAACAAATTGATATCTTGGATTACGTCCTTAACAGGACTAACAGAAGATTTCATGTCATCCTGAATCACAACTGGACTTTCCTCCAAGTCATAAGAATCACAGATGGTAGATTTAATTTCATTGTCGCTTCCATGAAAAATTTCAATATcattttctcttaattttgtATCAGTTCTTTCATCTACGTATATGCTGTTAATGCAAGACTCCACAGGCTCTTCCACCACAGAAGAGAGAGGCTTAGACAAGCAGTCCGCAAAATGCTCATTTCCTGAACATTCATCAGGataatttttcttctcttcagcTAATGGAGAATCACAGCTCTCTGCTTTCATCTGACTGGCTGTTGGCAATACTTGAGAAAAGTTACCAGTGGAAAGGGCCCTATAATAATAAAAGCAGTGTCAATTTTGGAAGCGTGTAATGTAGCCTCCATGTGCTTGACacataaaaagttaaaaaagtaAGAGCATAGATACCCAGAATTAGGATTAGATGGCCTTGATGGATAAAATTCTGCCGATGTTTGTCCTGAAACTTGATCACGAGGAAGTTCTGACAGGTCTAACTGCAATAATACAAGGAAACTATGACCAACGTTTGCAAACTGAGTAGAAAAGTGAAATTGCAGGAAGTGGGAGGGTGTGGAGCTGAAGGTCATCAATGCTACCATTCACCTTTTGTTCTGCAACAAAGTTGTACAATGGACTCTGATGCAAAAGCAAGAAAGAATATCAGAAAAATCAACATGAGGCCAAAAGAAAGGCAACACTATGGGCTAAGACATAATGGAAGCATAtaaagcaagaaatcaagacaacagaccaaaaaaaaaaaaagttacttaACAAAATGAATTATAGCACCTTTGGAGTACTATTAAAATCCCCACAAATAATGACAGAAGCATCATCCCAAAGCTTTGAAACAGCATGAGCCCGAGCTAGAAGCACCCTTATCTGCTTACAGAACAAGAAGTTGCAGCAACACTTAGTAAAGATAACTTGCAGTAAACAAATAAGCAGACATTAATTTTGTCAAAAAGCCCAAAGGAATTTGTATATTGATCACCATTTTCCCCATAGCCTGTGATTCAATTCAAGTCAAGTTTGCGACATTTGGTACGATCATAAGCAGCATCTTTAAAGAAGCTATACTTGTGATTATTAGATAATTTCTGAAACAAGGTTGTTCCAATCTCGTAGAAACTAATATTCTAGAATTGAAAATCTTGACCTAGCTAGAACATGAAAAAGTAGAAACCCCTAGCAGTCAAAGCAGATGGGAATAGAGCCAAAAAGTTCCAGTGGGGCTGAAGCAAAAGAATTGTTCAGACCTATCCATAACCACCCATATAAATTAAGATTCCTGCTCCAACTGTTGTACTGAGTTCCTTATTCCACACCGTCTATGTACATCATTGAATCAACTTCCAAAAGCACCTTTTTATATGATGTATAAACTATACAGTAGCTAGCAGAATGGCTCCAGAGAAGAACAGAATCAGGAAAAtgttctttcttcttgctaggaTGTTGCTTAGTCAATTACACGTGTCCAAAAACATTATAGCGTGAAGAAACTTCCAAAAGCGAAAAGTACGAAATTAGCTGCTGCTGATTCTTGGATGAAATCATAGAAATCACAAGAGACTATCAACACAAAAAGGATGAAGAAAAAATGTTACCTGACCAAGCTTGATTTCTCCCCTTCTAGGATTGAAAAGCACATGAATGTTACAAACCACAACCTTCTTTGCCTGTTTTGAGCTGCAATAACAGGATCTGAGTCCAAGCGAATGAAGCAGAAAAAATCCCAGTTACCCAACAAAAGGAAAACCCAGAAAGGTGGTCCAATTATATAtcagaaaaattggaaatttatGCTTATCAACAAGCTCCCCCCAACTTCCTCTTTATCTTCTTTCCCCATATGCTCTTGTTCTGCTTTGAGCAGATGAGTTTATTAATTAttgaatgaattttttaaaatataataataGCAATATGAAGATTACCCATGATACTTAAAACTGTTGCAGCTATATGTGACTGAAACAATCATGAAAAGCTTCAACTTGATTGCCAAAAATGTGTAATTTTTGCGAATTGGTtctaaagggaaaaaaaagacaagATGTTTAACAGAGAATAATTGAAAGAGCAGAAACAACTGAAGTCCAATGCCCGAGGTGAGGTGTAAGCATATGAACTGTTTTATTCTTTTCATAACGCCACTATCAAAAAAATAAGGATCTAAAACTCAGCAACCCCTTTGAATTTCGTCTAAACAAGAACATATACATTATGAAAGCTTTAATACTCTTTTCCATATCAGGATCACAGAACATTCAAACTCAGAACTTTTACTATTATACAACTTATCAccaattttagaaaaatgaaaaaactacCTTTTCGAGGGAGCTGGTGCAGTGGTACTGTTGCACTGAGATAAAGACTGTTCAACAGAGACAACAAATTAGATGGACAAACTTGACATTTCATGGTAAAATTACATATCCAAACCACTTCAAGTTTCCCATTTGGCATCTGCAAAACTCATGTACCTCAAATACACATATCTGTGCAACATTATCTCGAAGGCCAAGTGCACTGAATTCGATGGACTCCTCATGCACCAACTTGAATCTAACAGACAATAATAAAGCCAATTCTAAGGGGGAAAAAATTGTTTTAACACAGCAATATCATATTCGTGAGGAAGCATAGCGTCTAATTAAATATACAACAAGGAAGGAGATGCCAGTTCTTGTACCTTGAACAGAAACACAACTCAATTACAAGCCAAAAACTCTTAAGAGGAGAAACAAATAAATCACTAAGAGAAAGAGTGGGTACAAACAAAATGACATGGAAATATTAAAACACAGAGACTTACATGAACAACTGCAGAAAATGTTAACCATGAAAAAATGACTTCCATTTTATTTAATCTTTTGGGGACAGTATTTGGAAACAACATAACAACAATTCGGGATTGAAGATTTCTATGAACACTGTTGCTTCCATGGCATTACCCGCATCACTGAATTACAAATATAGCAGGAGTTCCACAGTAAAatgagtcaaattgtcctagtCTTGGCTAGTCGACTCTACAGCCAATATACAACCCATTTACTAAGGATAGCCAAGAACTTGGAAAAAGCTTTTAATAGACAACTATTTAGTGCATCACCCTCGTAAAAAAACTAAATACAGCATGTCTATAACCACTCTAGAAGAAACCAGAAGAGTTTACTACAAAGCAGGAAAAAAAGGTGAACAAATAGGGCAGCAAGTCAAATTCTTTATTGCATCTGCGTACTAATGGATCTCTTAATTCACCCAAATATCCATGGAGTGAGATTAGTGCACTGCTCAAATAGCAAATCCACAACCACACAAACACAGAAGCAAAGAGTTCTCAAACACAAGCCCATAGTGGCATGCATAACAAGGACCTCACACCAGAAAGTAAAACCAACAAGATTCATCCTATTGCTTCTTGTGATAAAAATGACCTAAACTACTGCTTATCATAAAATCTATAACATGAAAATTCATAAAGAAATGAAGCTGAACAGATTGTTTTAATGAACAATGAAAACCAAAAAAGTGTAAATAGCACACAGATTTATGtgaactagaaaaaaaaaaaaaacattccCGAGTCCTTTGGATCTGACGATAAAGCACTGGAAAGCACATTACTCAAATTTGCTATTTGTACACCACTAAATTCTAAAACAGCACAACATAACTTATACCTAGATAAATGCCACTTGGCAAATATCAATCACTTCATCTAATCATAATTAAATGTTAAGACATGATGTAAAGTACAAATAACATGGGTCAATAAACTTTACAAGTTACTTAAGAGAATGTTTTGTGCAGAAGAAGAAATTCTTAAATAACGAATGGAGAAATGGTAGTGGTACTGATTCCAACAAAAGGTATGTAAGAAGCAATGCCCATGATGTAATGAGTCACTGAATGACTTCACCACAGGGGACATTTGAGACTGGGCTTACACTACCTTGAGTTACGCCAGAATATTGCGCAGCCATCAACTCGATCACCGGTTCGCATCTAAAAAGTAATAGACAAAAAATTACCATCTATTTGATGTTTTTTATCCACTTTGAAGGGGACCAtgttaataaatcaaaattaagTCAAGACAAGTAAGTGAAAATTCTACTATGATTTCATTCCTATATCCCACTTACTTATGAAACTCTCTGGACATCAGACAACCAATTTAGGAACCAAGAGGCAATGCAATTGAAAACTAAGTTAAACTAAACCTATTGgtaaccccccccccccccccaaaaaaaaaaaaaaagaaagaacagtTTATTTCTTGTTAAGCTCAAAAAGATGGCATCATTTTGCAACTTTCTGCAACAAAAAATTCTTTCAGCCATTGGGTGTCAGTCATGTTGGTTAGTCTTAATTTATTTTGTTAAGTAGCATTGATAGCATTTAATTGGTAGACATCATTGGTATGGACTGAAACTTGTATTTGAAAGGCCAAATGCAGGGGATGGTAACCAAATCTAGCATAGAAATGATGAATCAATAAGCAAAGAAGAAAAGACTAGAAATTTTCCTATATAACCATTATGCATCAAACTTCCAAAAATACAAACTGCCCAACAGTGCTGATAGAGTATAACATAGCAAAACAGTAGTGTTTAAAGACCCAACCAAAGCATCACCAATTTTTGTGCAACTCCAGTCactcacacacacactcacTAACTTACTCACTCTCACATGGCTTAATGAGCAAAAGAGAACCAAATAAATGTATAGTTTACTGCAGACCCCCCTATGGAGCCCATGGAACAAACTCCCAAGGCATCTTGGAAGGAAGCCAACCCCAATCATCGTATTACAGAGAGAAAATGCAGGAACCCAATAGAAATTTACCATTCAAAAATCCCTCGAGAAATCTATGTGATACCAATTCTTATTGCAAAGGTGAGAACAGTACAACTATAGCTCCTTGTACATTTTGGAGCATCAATCATATCATTGCATAACACAATGCACATTCACATCATGCAAAATAGGTAAAACAGGAAAGTTTGAAAGACAATAACCATGTAATAGCACACAAACAACTAAGCACTTTTCTAAACACCTTCCAAACACCATTATATCCTCGAAGCTCCAGTTCTTCTTTCAAGTCTTGGAATCTGTCAACCTCCTGAGgttataaatgaaaaataagatTAATACAGAAAGCAGGATCACTTTTCAAGACAGAGAGTGAGATGTAAACATCATTAGAAAAGGAGCACACAAGGAAAGAACTGAATAGAAGTATTTTCATCAAATAATTATTCAGAAGGACAATACAGTAACAGCACTACATATAACATTAAACCATGCATTAATACATGACAATAGGAATAAAGGGGCTTGTTCATTGTTATCAACAGAGTTTACAATTCTTGTTACAAGTCAAAGGACAAAAGTTGAAAGGTCTTTTTAAGCAATGAGTAATACAATCAGAATGTCTGATTCATAACACATATCACTCCTGTACTAACTCTTATGCTTCAGCCTAAACCAGAACGGTATGGGCACAGcaatgaaaagaaaatattaagATAAATCAAACCAAGCATATGAAGGCAACCATTGAGGATTCTGAAAAATACATTAAAGAACCATCTGCCAACGTTTGTCAACACACAgatgaccattatttaaaagacTAGATGTACTTGAGCAGaagcaaaatttcaaaaacaagATTGAGCTGATAATTTGCACAGTTAAAGTCAAACTTTGACTCCCCAGACTGCAAACACAGAATACGCCATTTATGACCAAATGAAAATATGCTAAATAGCAGCTTGCTGtgtatgaaaaagaaaatcaaaatagGTCCCCCTTCccaaacccaaaaagaaaaaaaaaaaaaactatagcAGTCATTGGGAGCAAATCCCCAAACATGTAATGGAAAAAATGCCATACTCACATAGAACCCAAAGATCTCCAACCAAAGTTCCCCTCAAATGCTAAAATCCAAATTATCCTTCACCAAGTTGTCTCATTCATAAGATACCTACATTCTTTGCATCCTCATCAAAATACATATGCATCTCAGATAACATT from Coffea eugenioides isolate CCC68of chromosome 8, Ceug_1.0, whole genome shotgun sequence encodes the following:
- the LOC113781707 gene encoding carbon catabolite repressor protein 4 homolog 6 isoform X1, which gives rise to MLSRTSFRGGRGRGRGRRSYSDRPSVDGRDTAEQFVTGDSHFRQVQDSNRGFRPPYSRGNSNSNFQSSTRFSPRPNYYNPRPQQQQQQSVGQFHRPSPAPQQQPPVDQNQQAYRPPQPHYNFNQQFRPWQPRPRPPKDLEYRNWEHAKPGPPPEWERFTVLSYNILADYLATDHQHKLYFHVPRHMLDWKWRKRSILFELRLWSADILCFQEVDRFQDLKEELELRGYNGVWKMRTGDRVDGCAIFWRNSRFKLVHEESIEFSALGLRDNVAQICVFESLSQCNSTTAPAPSKRSCYCSSKQAKKVVVCNIHVLFNPRRGEIKLGQIRVLLARAHAVSKLWDDASVIICGDFNSTPKSPLYNFVAEQKLDLSELPRDQVSGQTSAEFYPSRPSNPNSGALSTGNFSQVLPTASQMKAESCDSPLAEEKKNYPDECSGNEHFADCLSKPLSSVVEEPVESCINSIYVDERTDTKLRENDIEIFHGSDNEIKSTICDSYDLEESPVVIQDDMKSSVSPVKDVIQDINLLGDEMDNLLIDEFLEDTKEDGSFEEGTTTSSDIQETNPLGNESLIDTRAVDSEIIDVEQSQYDPSAWTPVELETATGSSDCLVMEHPLKLRSVYGEVEDSSGTRDSTGEPAVTSYHRRFLGTVDYIWRSEGLQTSRVLAPIPKHAMQWTRGFPTKKWGSDHIALVSELAFREDISSVNSDVKLQDHVQHLTLNQT
- the LOC113781707 gene encoding carbon catabolite repressor protein 4 homolog 6 isoform X4 produces the protein MLSRTSFRGGRGRGRGRRSYSDRPSVDGRDTAEQFVTGDSHFRQVQDSNRGFRPPYSRGNSNSNFQSSTRFSPRPNYYNPRPQQQQQQSVGQFHRPSPAPQQQPPVDQNQQAYRPPQPHYNFNQQFRPWQPRPRPPKDLEYRNWEHAKPGPPPEWERFTVLSYNILADYLATDHQHKLYFHVPRHMLDWKWRKRSILFELRLWSADILCFQEVDRFQDLKEELELRGYNGVWKMRTGDRVDGCAIFWRNSRFKLVHEESIEFSALGLRDNVAQICVFESLSQCNSTTAPAPSKRSCYCSSKQAKKVVVCNIHVLFNPRRGEIKLGQIRVLLARAHAVSKLWDDASVIICGDFNSTPKSPLYNFVAEQKLDLSELPRDQVSGQTSAEFYPSRPSNPNSGALSTGNFSQVLPTASQMKAESCDSPLAEEKKNYPDECSGNEHFADCLSKPLSSVVEEPVESCINSIYVDERTDTKLRENDIEIFHGSDNEIKSTICDSYDLEESPVVIQDDMKSSVSPVKDVIQDINLLGDEMDNLLIDEFLEDTKEGTTTSSDIQETNPLGNESLIDTRAVDSEIIDVEQSQYDPSAWTPVELETATGSSDCLVMEHPLKLRSVYGEVEDSSGTRDSTGEPAVTSYHRRFLGTVDYIWRSEGLQTSRVLAPIPKHAMQWTRGFPTKKWGSDHIALVSELAFREDISSVNSDVKLQDHVQHLTLNQT
- the LOC113781707 gene encoding carbon catabolite repressor protein 4 homolog 6 isoform X2, coding for MLSRTSFRGGRGRGRGRRSYSDRPSVDGRDTAEQFVTGDSHFRQVQDSNRGFRPPYSRGNSNSNFQSSTRFSPRPNYYNPRPQQQQQQSVGQFHRPSPAPQQQPPVDQNQQAYRPPQPHYNFNQQFRPWQPRPRPPKDLEYRNWEHAKPGPPPEWERFTVLSYNILADYLATDHQHKLYFHVPRHMLDWKWRKRSILFELRLWSADILCFQEVDRFQDLKEELELRGYNGVWKMRTGDRVDGCAIFWRNSRFKLVHEESIEFSALGLRDNVAQICVFESLSQCNSTTAPAPSKSSKQAKKVVVCNIHVLFNPRRGEIKLGQIRVLLARAHAVSKLWDDASVIICGDFNSTPKSPLYNFVAEQKLDLSELPRDQVSGQTSAEFYPSRPSNPNSGALSTGNFSQVLPTASQMKAESCDSPLAEEKKNYPDECSGNEHFADCLSKPLSSVVEEPVESCINSIYVDERTDTKLRENDIEIFHGSDNEIKSTICDSYDLEESPVVIQDDMKSSVSPVKDVIQDINLLGDEMDNLLIDEFLEDTKEDGSFEEGTTTSSDIQETNPLGNESLIDTRAVDSEIIDVEQSQYDPSAWTPVELETATGSSDCLVMEHPLKLRSVYGEVEDSSGTRDSTGEPAVTSYHRRFLGTVDYIWRSEGLQTSRVLAPIPKHAMQWTRGFPTKKWGSDHIALVSELAFREDISSVNSDVKLQDHVQHLTLNQT
- the LOC113781707 gene encoding carbon catabolite repressor protein 4 homolog 6 isoform X3, yielding MLSRTSFRGGRGRGRGRRSYSDRPSVDGRDTAEQFVTGDSHFRQVQDSNRGFRPPYSRGNSNSNFQSSTRFSPRPNYYNPRPQQQQQQSVGQFHRPSPAPQQQPPVDQNQQAYRPPQPHYNFNQQFRPWQPRPRPPKDLEYRNWEHAKPGPPPEWERFTVLSYNILADYLATDHQHKLYFHVPRHMLDWKWRKRSILFELRLWSADILCFQEVDRFQDLKEELELRGYNGVWKMRTGDRVDGCAIFWRNSRFKLVHEESIEFSALGLRDNVAQICVFESLSQCNSTTAPAPSKRSCYCSSKQAKKVVVCNIHVLFNPRRGEIKLGQIRVLLARAHAVSKLWDDASVIICGDFNSTPKSPLYNFVAEQKLDLSELPRDQVSGQTSAEFYPSRPSNPNSGALSTGNFSQVLPTASQMKAESCDSPLAEEKKNYPDECSGNEHFADCLSKPLSSVVEEPVESCINSIYVDERTDTKLRENDIEIFHGSDNEIKSTICDSYDLEESPVVIQDDMKSSVSPVKDVIQDINLLGDEMDNLLIDEFLEDTKEEGTTTSSDIQETNPLGNESLIDTRAVDSEIIDVEQSQYDPSAWTPVELETATGSSDCLVMEHPLKLRSVYGEVEDSSGTRDSTGEPAVTSYHRRFLGTVDYIWRSEGLQTSRVLAPIPKHAMQWTRGFPTKKWGSDHIALVSELAFREDISSVNSDVKLQDHVQHLTLNQT